In Rutidosis leptorrhynchoides isolate AG116_Rl617_1_P2 chromosome 2, CSIRO_AGI_Rlap_v1, whole genome shotgun sequence, one genomic interval encodes:
- the LOC139892497 gene encoding short-chain dehydrogenase TIC 32 B, chloroplastic-like, with the protein MLKLIPIYICTYYIFVVIAFVWWFVIRCKPNMKGTMRYLAGIAGQSGYGSKSTADQVTQDCSSLPPNLTAIVTGATSGIGEETARVLAKRGVRVVIPARDLKKAAQVKENIQKKHPKAVIIVLEIDLSSFASIRKFCSEFLSLNIPLNILINNAGKFSQKLEFSEDKFEMTFATNYLGHFLLTELLLEKMIETARQTGVQGRIVNVSSVIHSWVKKDHFRFNQMLQPKHYNATQAYAQSKLANIMHANELAKQMKEINANVTINTVHPGIVKTGIIRDHKGIVTDSMFFIASKLLKSTSQGASTTCYVALSSKTEGVTGRYFSDCNESRCSSLANDDSEAHKLWKQTRALIHKRLRVQPRS; encoded by the exons ATGTTGAAACTCATCCCCATATATATTTGTACTTATTATATATTTGTTGTCATAGCTTTTGTGTGGTGGTTTGTGATAAGGTGTAAACCAAACATGAAGGGAACCATGAGATACTTAGCTGGTATTGCAGGCCAAAGCGGATATGGATCAAAGTCTACTGCTGATCAAGTTACACAAGATTGTTCTTCACTTCCTCCTAATCTCACTGCCATTGTCACtg GGGCTACGTCGGGGATTGGGGAAGAAACGGCACGAGTGTTAGCAAAGAGAGGGGTGAGGGTTGTGATTCCGGCGAGAGATCTTAAAAAGGCGGCTCAAGTGAAAGAAAATATACAAAAGAAGCATCCAAAAGCCGTGATCATAGTTTTGGAGATTGATCTAAGTTCATTTGCTTCTATCAGGAAATTTTGTTCAGAGTTTTTGTCACTAAACATACCTCTTAATATTCTCAT AAATAATGCAGGGAAATTTTCTCAAAAGTTGGAGTTCTCAGAGGATAAATTTGAGATGACTTTTGCTACAAATTACTTAG GACATTTTTTATTAACAGAACTACTGTTAGAAAAAATGATAGAAACAGCAAGACAAACAGGAGTTCAAGGAAGAATAGTGAATGTTTCTTCTGTAATTCACAGTTGGGTAAAAAAAGATCATTTCAGATTTAATCAAATGCTGCAACCAAAACA TTATAATGCAACGCAAGCATATGCACAATCGAAGTTGGCCAACATAATGCATGCGAATGAACTAGCAAAACAGATGAAG GAAATTAACGCGAATGTAACTATTAACACCGTGCATCCAGGGATTGTGAAAACCGGAATCATCAGAGATCATAAAGGCATTGTCACAG ATTCTATGTTCTTCATTGCTTCCAAGTTGTTAAAATCGACATCACAGGGTGCATCGACCACATGTTATGTGGCTCTAAGCTCGAAAACAGAAGGGGTAACAGGGAGATACTTTTCAGACTGCAATGAGAGCCGTTGTTCTTCCCTTGCAAATGATGATTCAGAAGCACACAAGTTATGGAAACAAACTCGAGCACTAATCCATAAACGATTACGAGTCCAACCAAGATCATGA
- the LOC139892496 gene encoding arginine-specific demethylase JMJ20 isoform X3 gives MCLNITGSVDKVNGNDLSYSDFVKKYLSKNEPVVIIGLMDDWKACKDWVLEDGNPNFHFISSNFGNSKVQVADCGSREFTEQKRFEMSVAEFINRWLNISSIEQGNHPTNKLNGKALLYLKDWHFVKEYQEYTAYETPQFFRDDWLNLYLDHYHMHENPDAYQNVDDVICSDYRFVYMGAKGTWTPFHADVFRSYSWSANVCGKKKWYFLSPEQRHLAFDRNMKRSVYDIFEEVSEKIYPNFKKTLWLECTQDENELIFVPSGWYHQVHNLEDTISINHNWFNAYNLSWVWDLLYRDYKEAAEYIEDIKDICDDYEGLCQRNLAANTESAKDIAIKMKLTCLSENHNISLDFKSILEEPTFLKLCSQLERTYASIHDQHEPILETKKDLMDELVDTGLFKLFSSVICNPENLVSLIDDTLLILKRSFV, from the exons ATGTGTTTAAACATTACCGGGAGCGTGGACAAAGTCAACGGAAATGATTTGAGTTACAGTGATTTTGTAAAGAAATATTTATCGAAGAACGAACCTGTTGTAATAATTGGACTCATGGATGATTGGAAAGCTTGTAAAGATTGGGTTTTGGAGGATGGAAACCCTAATTTTCACTTCATCTCTTCCAATTTCGGTAATTCCAAAGTTCAG GTTGCTGACTGTGGTAGCAGAGAATTTACAGAGCAGAAGAGGTTCGAGATGTCAGTGGCAGAGTTTATCAATCGCTGGCTTAATATTTCTTCAATTGAACAGGGGAATCACCCAACTAACAAATTGAACGGAAAAGCCCTGCTTTACTTGAAAGACTGGCATTTTGTAAAG GAGTATCAAGAGTATACAGCATATGAAACTCCTCAGTTTTTTCGTGATGATTGGCTAAATTTGTATCTTGACCACTATCACATGCATGAAAACCCTGATGCATATCAAAACGTAGACGACGTAATCTGTTCTGACTACCGTTTTGTTTACATGGGTGCGAAAG GAACATGGACACCTTTCCATGCTGATGTTTTTAGGTCTTATAGTTGGTCAGCCAATGTGTGTGGCAAGAAGAAATGGTATTTTCTATCTCCAGAACAACGTCACCTTGCCTTCGATAG AAACATGAAAAGATCTGTATATGACATATTCGAAGAAGTCAGCGAAAAAATATATCCCAATTTTAAGAAG ACTTTATGGTTGGAATGCACACAAGATGAAAACGAATTAATATTTGTTCCTAGCGGATGGTATCATCAAGTTCACAATCTG GAAGACACAATATCAATAAATCACAACTGGTTTAATGCCTATAACCTCTCATGGGTG tGGGATCTTCTTTATAGAGATTACAAGGAAGCTGCAGAGTACATTGAAGATATTAAAGATATATGTGATGATTATGAAGGTTTATGTCAGCGGAATCTCGCAGCTAATACTG AGTCTGCAAAAGACATTGCTATAAAGATGAAACTCACGTGTTTGTCTGAAAATCATAACATCTCGCTCGATTTCAAAAGTATTTTGGAGGAACCCACTTTCTTGAAACTATGTTCCCAACTGGAAAGAACATATGCTTCCATACACGATCAACATGAACCTATTCTTGAAACAAAGAAAGATTTAATGGACGAGTTGGTGGACACAGGCCTTTTTAAATTATTCAGCTCTGTGATCTGTAATCCTGAAAATCTGGTAAGTCTTATAGATGACACCTTGCTCATTCTAAAACGTTCATTTGTATAA
- the LOC139892496 gene encoding arginine-specific demethylase JMJ20 isoform X1, which produces MCLNITGSVDKVNGNDLSYSDFVKKYLSKNEPVVIIGLMDDWKACKDWVLEDGNPNFHFISSNFGNSKVQVADCGSREFTEQKRFEMSVAEFINRWLNISSIEQGNHPTNKLNGKALLYLKDWHFVKEYQEYTAYETPQFFRDDWLNLYLDHYHMHENPDAYQNVDDVICSDYRFVYMGAKGTWTPFHADVFRSYSWSANVCGKKKWYFLSPEQRHLAFDRNMKRSVYDIFEEVSEKIYPNFKKTLWLECTQDENELIFVPSGWYHQVHNLEDTISINHNWFNAYNLSWVWDLLYRDYKEAAEYIEDIKDICDDYEGLCQRNLAANTGMNFYDFFNFIVRFSFANIVQLCHLINSSAIGKYRSLSKANNLIFNLESAKDIAIKMKLTCLSENHNISLDFKSILEEPTFLKLCSQLERTYASIHDQHEPILETKKDLMDELVDTGLFKLFSSVICNPENLVSLIDDTLLILKRSFV; this is translated from the exons ATGTGTTTAAACATTACCGGGAGCGTGGACAAAGTCAACGGAAATGATTTGAGTTACAGTGATTTTGTAAAGAAATATTTATCGAAGAACGAACCTGTTGTAATAATTGGACTCATGGATGATTGGAAAGCTTGTAAAGATTGGGTTTTGGAGGATGGAAACCCTAATTTTCACTTCATCTCTTCCAATTTCGGTAATTCCAAAGTTCAG GTTGCTGACTGTGGTAGCAGAGAATTTACAGAGCAGAAGAGGTTCGAGATGTCAGTGGCAGAGTTTATCAATCGCTGGCTTAATATTTCTTCAATTGAACAGGGGAATCACCCAACTAACAAATTGAACGGAAAAGCCCTGCTTTACTTGAAAGACTGGCATTTTGTAAAG GAGTATCAAGAGTATACAGCATATGAAACTCCTCAGTTTTTTCGTGATGATTGGCTAAATTTGTATCTTGACCACTATCACATGCATGAAAACCCTGATGCATATCAAAACGTAGACGACGTAATCTGTTCTGACTACCGTTTTGTTTACATGGGTGCGAAAG GAACATGGACACCTTTCCATGCTGATGTTTTTAGGTCTTATAGTTGGTCAGCCAATGTGTGTGGCAAGAAGAAATGGTATTTTCTATCTCCAGAACAACGTCACCTTGCCTTCGATAG AAACATGAAAAGATCTGTATATGACATATTCGAAGAAGTCAGCGAAAAAATATATCCCAATTTTAAGAAG ACTTTATGGTTGGAATGCACACAAGATGAAAACGAATTAATATTTGTTCCTAGCGGATGGTATCATCAAGTTCACAATCTG GAAGACACAATATCAATAAATCACAACTGGTTTAATGCCTATAACCTCTCATGGGTG tGGGATCTTCTTTATAGAGATTACAAGGAAGCTGCAGAGTACATTGAAGATATTAAAGATATATGTGATGATTATGAAGGTTTATGTCAGCGGAATCTCGCAGCTAATACTG GCATGAATTTCTACGACTTCTTCAACTTCATTGTTCGCTTTTCCTTTGCCAATATCGTCCAGCTTTGTCATCTTATTAACAGCAGCGCGATTGGCAAATACCGTTCGTTATCTAAAGCTAATAATTTAATCTTCAACCTAGAGTCTGCAAAAGACATTGCTATAAAGATGAAACTCACGTGTTTGTCTGAAAATCATAACATCTCGCTCGATTTCAAAAGTATTTTGGAGGAACCCACTTTCTTGAAACTATGTTCCCAACTGGAAAGAACATATGCTTCCATACACGATCAACATGAACCTATTCTTGAAACAAAGAAAGATTTAATGGACGAGTTGGTGGACACAGGCCTTTTTAAATTATTCAGCTCTGTGATCTGTAATCCTGAAAATCTGGTAAGTCTTATAGATGACACCTTGCTCATTCTAAAACGTTCATTTGTATAA
- the LOC139892496 gene encoding arginine-specific demethylase JMJ20 isoform X2, translated as MIGKLVKIGFWRMETLIFTSSLPISVADCGSREFTEQKRFEMSVAEFINRWLNISSIEQGNHPTNKLNGKALLYLKDWHFVKEYQEYTAYETPQFFRDDWLNLYLDHYHMHENPDAYQNVDDVICSDYRFVYMGAKGTWTPFHADVFRSYSWSANVCGKKKWYFLSPEQRHLAFDRNMKRSVYDIFEEVSEKIYPNFKKTLWLECTQDENELIFVPSGWYHQVHNLEDTISINHNWFNAYNLSWVWDLLYRDYKEAAEYIEDIKDICDDYEGLCQRNLAANTGMNFYDFFNFIVRFSFANIVQLCHLINSSAIGKYRSLSKANNLIFNLESAKDIAIKMKLTCLSENHNISLDFKSILEEPTFLKLCSQLERTYASIHDQHEPILETKKDLMDELVDTGLFKLFSSVICNPENLVSLIDDTLLILKRSFV; from the exons ATGATTGGAAAGCTTGTAAAGATTGGGTTTTGGAGGATGGAAACCCTAATTTTCACTTCATCTCTTCCAATTTCG GTTGCTGACTGTGGTAGCAGAGAATTTACAGAGCAGAAGAGGTTCGAGATGTCAGTGGCAGAGTTTATCAATCGCTGGCTTAATATTTCTTCAATTGAACAGGGGAATCACCCAACTAACAAATTGAACGGAAAAGCCCTGCTTTACTTGAAAGACTGGCATTTTGTAAAG GAGTATCAAGAGTATACAGCATATGAAACTCCTCAGTTTTTTCGTGATGATTGGCTAAATTTGTATCTTGACCACTATCACATGCATGAAAACCCTGATGCATATCAAAACGTAGACGACGTAATCTGTTCTGACTACCGTTTTGTTTACATGGGTGCGAAAG GAACATGGACACCTTTCCATGCTGATGTTTTTAGGTCTTATAGTTGGTCAGCCAATGTGTGTGGCAAGAAGAAATGGTATTTTCTATCTCCAGAACAACGTCACCTTGCCTTCGATAG AAACATGAAAAGATCTGTATATGACATATTCGAAGAAGTCAGCGAAAAAATATATCCCAATTTTAAGAAG ACTTTATGGTTGGAATGCACACAAGATGAAAACGAATTAATATTTGTTCCTAGCGGATGGTATCATCAAGTTCACAATCTG GAAGACACAATATCAATAAATCACAACTGGTTTAATGCCTATAACCTCTCATGGGTG tGGGATCTTCTTTATAGAGATTACAAGGAAGCTGCAGAGTACATTGAAGATATTAAAGATATATGTGATGATTATGAAGGTTTATGTCAGCGGAATCTCGCAGCTAATACTG GCATGAATTTCTACGACTTCTTCAACTTCATTGTTCGCTTTTCCTTTGCCAATATCGTCCAGCTTTGTCATCTTATTAACAGCAGCGCGATTGGCAAATACCGTTCGTTATCTAAAGCTAATAATTTAATCTTCAACCTAGAGTCTGCAAAAGACATTGCTATAAAGATGAAACTCACGTGTTTGTCTGAAAATCATAACATCTCGCTCGATTTCAAAAGTATTTTGGAGGAACCCACTTTCTTGAAACTATGTTCCCAACTGGAAAGAACATATGCTTCCATACACGATCAACATGAACCTATTCTTGAAACAAAGAAAGATTTAATGGACGAGTTGGTGGACACAGGCCTTTTTAAATTATTCAGCTCTGTGATCTGTAATCCTGAAAATCTGGTAAGTCTTATAGATGACACCTTGCTCATTCTAAAACGTTCATTTGTATAA